The following coding sequences lie in one Mesorhizobium sp. NZP2298 genomic window:
- the cysE gene encoding serine O-acetyltransferase, with protein MNSISISRHSALQPVDPIWRSIRDEAMDAVNRDPLLAAFLYSTILNQESLEEAVIHRIAERLAHQDIGSDLIRQTFKSMLADDKDWPTTVRVDIQAYYDRDPACDRFIMPVLYFKGFHAIQTHRLAHWLWNQGRKDFALYLQSRSSSVFQTDINPAARIGKGIFIDHATGLVVGETAVIEDDVSILHGVTLGGTGKAGGDRHPKIRRGVLIGAGAKILGNIEVGHCSKIAAGSVVLSPVPHNKTVAGVPARVVGETGCDQPSRQMDQLLPSQSMDQVVSFDI; from the coding sequence ATGAACAGCATCAGCATTTCCCGCCACAGCGCGTTGCAGCCGGTGGATCCGATCTGGCGTTCGATCCGCGACGAGGCGATGGACGCGGTCAACCGCGATCCGCTTCTCGCGGCGTTCCTCTATTCGACGATCCTGAACCAGGAGAGCCTGGAAGAGGCCGTCATCCACCGGATCGCCGAGCGGCTTGCCCATCAGGACATCGGCTCCGATCTCATCCGCCAGACCTTCAAATCGATGCTGGCTGACGACAAGGACTGGCCGACGACCGTGCGCGTCGACATCCAGGCTTATTACGACCGCGATCCGGCCTGCGACCGCTTCATCATGCCAGTGCTGTATTTCAAGGGCTTTCACGCCATCCAGACCCATCGGCTGGCGCATTGGCTGTGGAACCAGGGCCGCAAGGACTTCGCGCTCTATTTGCAGAGCCGCTCGTCCTCGGTCTTCCAGACCGACATCAATCCGGCCGCCCGCATCGGCAAGGGCATCTTCATCGATCACGCCACCGGCCTCGTCGTCGGCGAGACCGCGGTCATCGAGGACGATGTATCGATCCTGCACGGCGTGACGCTTGGTGGCACCGGCAAGGCTGGTGGCGACCGCCACCCAAAGATCCGCCGTGGCGTGCTGATCGGCGCCGGCGCCAAGATTCTCGGCAACATCGAAGTCGGTCACTGCTCCAAGATCGCGGCGGGCTCGGTGGTGCTCTCGCCAGTTCCGCACAACAAGACGGTTGCCGGCGTGCCGGCCCGCGTCGTCGGCGAGACCGGTTGCGACCAGCCTTCCCGCCAGATGGATCAACTCCTGCCGTCGCAGTCCATGGACCAGGTGGTCAGCTTCGATATCTGA
- a CDS encoding NYN domain-containing protein, which yields MPTEARSPRLAVLIDADNTSAKIADGLFEEIAKIGEASVRRIYGDFSSTRSKSWADILAKHAIIPQQQFAYTTGKNASDITLVIDAMDLLHSGRFDGFCLVSSDSDFTRLAARIREQGVDVFGFGEQKTPESFRQACRRFIYTENLLRGPANIPDAMPASKPLQSSSAALPILKKVIGQMDSEDGWVLLGTFGKQLSNLFSDFDPRTYGFGKLSDLVRNTAEFEIEAPKGGAMRIRIKPATVRKGKNKSA from the coding sequence ATGCCGACCGAAGCTCGATCACCGCGCCTTGCGGTTCTTATCGACGCGGACAACACCTCCGCCAAGATTGCCGACGGTTTGTTCGAGGAGATCGCAAAGATCGGCGAGGCCAGCGTGCGCCGTATATATGGCGACTTCTCCAGCACACGGTCCAAGAGTTGGGCAGACATATTGGCGAAGCACGCGATCATTCCGCAGCAGCAGTTCGCTTATACCACTGGCAAGAATGCTTCCGATATTACACTGGTGATCGACGCGATGGACCTGCTCCATAGCGGCCGTTTCGACGGTTTCTGCCTGGTTTCTTCCGACAGCGATTTCACGCGGCTTGCCGCGCGCATACGCGAACAGGGTGTCGATGTCTTCGGGTTCGGAGAGCAGAAAACCCCGGAGAGCTTTCGGCAAGCTTGCCGCCGGTTCATCTACACCGAAAACCTTCTGCGTGGCCCGGCGAACATCCCGGACGCCATGCCCGCATCGAAGCCGCTTCAATCATCCAGTGCCGCGCTGCCGATACTCAAGAAAGTCATCGGCCAGATGGACAGCGAAGATGGCTGGGTGCTGCTCGGCACGTTCGGAAAGCAGCTCTCGAACCTCTTCTCCGACTTTGACCCTCGCACCTATGGTTTCGGCAAGCTGAGTGACCTGGTGAGGAATACAGCCGAATTCGAAATCGAAGCGCCCAAAGGGGGAGCCATGCGCATTCGAATCAAGCCTGCGACCGTGAGGAAGGGAAAAAACAAATCCGCCTGA
- a CDS encoding transglutaminase-like cysteine peptidase — protein MKKTRGKLLLMAMAMQLSAWGSAYAAGPAYMHTGGRTTQPVGHYEFCQRIPGECNEKTPKGAPVDLSRKLWATIVSINNSVNTRIKPRTDMENYGVEEYWAYPDNGYGDCEDYALEKRRELIDAGMPAGDLLMTVARQPNGDGHAVLTVRTSLGEFILDNLETKVLSWTDTDYTYLKRQSTENSGVWVTINDGRSDAVASVR, from the coding sequence ATGAAAAAAACGAGGGGCAAGCTGTTGCTGATGGCAATGGCGATGCAGCTTTCCGCCTGGGGATCAGCATATGCCGCGGGACCGGCCTATATGCACACCGGCGGCCGTACCACGCAGCCTGTTGGCCATTACGAATTCTGCCAGCGCATCCCTGGCGAATGCAACGAGAAGACGCCCAAGGGCGCGCCGGTCGACCTGAGCCGCAAACTCTGGGCAACGATCGTCAGCATCAACAATTCGGTCAATACCCGCATCAAGCCGCGCACCGACATGGAAAATTACGGTGTCGAGGAGTACTGGGCCTATCCCGACAACGGCTATGGCGATTGCGAGGACTATGCGCTGGAGAAGCGCCGCGAACTGATCGACGCAGGCATGCCGGCGGGTGATCTGCTGATGACGGTTGCGCGCCAGCCCAATGGCGACGGCCACGCCGTACTGACCGTACGCACCAGCCTCGGCGAGTTCATCCTCGACAATCTGGAAACCAAAGTGCTGTCCTGGACGGACACCGACTACACCTATCTCAAGCGTCAATCGACGGAAAATTCCGGCGTTTGGGTGACGATCAACGACGGTCGTTCCGACGCGGTCGCCAGCGTCCGCTAG
- a CDS encoding HD domain-containing protein, whose amino-acid sequence MENEPLIDPALKTELSVLYRGEDRHYHNLTHIEAMLALAGDYRASLQDPEAVEAAIWFHDAIYDSKAKDNEARSAALAEKKLAGSTDAGRLNRISAMILATATHQLPFFDNAAATRDASLFLDMDLSILGSAPDAFDAYERAVRREYDWVEEPMWRAGRGAVLKDFLARPHIFHTQEFRQRFEPQAMLNMARSLETLQKPS is encoded by the coding sequence ATGGAAAACGAACCCTTGATCGACCCGGCTCTGAAAACCGAGTTGTCAGTGCTCTATCGGGGCGAGGACCGCCACTACCACAACCTCACCCATATCGAGGCGATGCTGGCGCTGGCCGGCGACTATCGAGCGTCGCTGCAAGACCCCGAAGCCGTTGAAGCGGCAATCTGGTTCCACGACGCCATCTATGACAGCAAGGCCAAGGACAATGAGGCCAGAAGTGCCGCTCTTGCCGAGAAAAAGCTTGCGGGCAGCACCGATGCCGGGCGCCTGAACCGCATCAGTGCGATGATCCTCGCCACCGCCACGCACCAACTGCCTTTCTTCGACAACGCGGCGGCAACACGTGACGCGAGCCTCTTCCTCGACATGGACCTGTCGATCCTGGGTAGCGCGCCGGATGCTTTCGACGCCTATGAACGCGCGGTCCGCCGCGAATATGACTGGGTGGAGGAGCCGATGTGGCGTGCCGGACGGGGTGCCGTGCTGAAGGATTTCCTTGCCCGCCCACATATCTTCCACACGCAGGAATTTCGCCAGCGCTTCGAGCCTCAGGCCATGCTGAACATGGCGCGCTCGCTGGAGACCCTGCAAAAGCCGTCGTGA
- a CDS encoding PilZ domain-containing protein, with product MRSAAVDYAPSQAERRNFQRVRVKIYGRFMLEDRTEHPCQVVDMSPGNVALRTDRVGMPGEKVIAYIDHIGRIEGVVTRTLQDGFAMTVIASDRKKDKLAAQLTWLANKHELDLPEDRRHERVAPRNPTSVLQLTDGRQYQCRIIDLSLSGAAIEIDVKPAIGVQVMLGTMRGQIVRHFEDGVAIEFAVIQRPETLDSEFNTPRA from the coding sequence ATGAGGTCAGCGGCGGTCGATTACGCGCCGTCCCAAGCTGAAAGGCGCAACTTTCAGCGCGTCCGGGTCAAGATATACGGGCGATTCATGCTGGAAGACCGCACCGAGCATCCTTGCCAGGTCGTCGACATGTCGCCCGGCAACGTTGCGCTCCGCACCGATCGCGTCGGCATGCCCGGCGAAAAGGTGATCGCCTATATCGACCATATCGGCCGCATCGAAGGCGTCGTCACACGCACGCTGCAGGACGGCTTCGCGATGACGGTGATTGCGTCCGACCGCAAGAAGGACAAGCTGGCGGCGCAGTTGACCTGGCTTGCCAACAAACACGAACTCGACCTGCCGGAAGATCGTCGCCACGAGCGCGTCGCGCCGCGCAACCCGACCAGCGTGCTGCAGCTCACCGACGGCCGTCAATACCAGTGCCGGATCATCGATCTGTCGCTGTCGGGCGCGGCGATCGAGATCGACGTCAAGCCGGCGATCGGCGTCCAGGTCATGCTGGGCACCATGCGTGGCCAGATCGTTCGTCATTTCGAGGATGGCGTGGCCATCGAATTCGCCGTCATTCAACGTCCTGAAACGCTCGATTCCGAATTCAACACGCCCCGCGCCTGA
- a CDS encoding DUF6949 family protein — translation MELLLFAFLVGLTVCGLAGSAMELMSGRKVAFAEPYVSPSHVLRSLAATAGAGPFMLVNAALDARREGRISTVALLSCGCTAIAWSLALGIVVLAIASWTIRLLGSGI, via the coding sequence ATGGAACTCCTCCTGTTTGCATTTCTTGTCGGGTTGACGGTTTGCGGGCTGGCGGGCTCGGCGATGGAACTTATGTCAGGCCGCAAGGTCGCCTTTGCCGAGCCCTATGTGTCGCCCTCGCATGTGCTGCGCTCGCTGGCGGCTACGGCTGGCGCCGGGCCGTTCATGCTGGTCAACGCTGCCCTCGATGCCCGGCGTGAGGGCCGTATTTCGACAGTCGCGCTCCTATCATGCGGCTGCACGGCGATCGCCTGGTCCTTGGCATTGGGCATCGTCGTGCTTGCCATTGCCTCATGGACGATCCGTCTCCTAGGGTCCGGCATCTGA
- a CDS encoding DUF3126 family protein: protein MKPDEIRKLDAYFKRVFQNPKLEVKARPRKEDSAEVYVGDEFLGIVFKDEDDGDYNFSMAILDIDLG, encoded by the coding sequence TTGAAGCCGGACGAAATCAGAAAGCTCGACGCCTATTTCAAGCGCGTCTTCCAGAACCCCAAGCTTGAGGTCAAGGCACGGCCGCGCAAGGAAGATTCGGCCGAAGTCTATGTCGGCGACGAGTTCCTCGGCATCGTCTTCAAGGACGAGGATGACGGCGACTACAATTTCTCGATGGCGATCCTCGACATCGATCTGGGCTGA
- a CDS encoding gamma carbonic anhydrase family protein — protein MPLYAIEGTEPSFADAGSNWIAPDATLIGDIRVGRNAGFWFGVVIRGDNEPVVIGADTNVQEHTVMHTDPGFPLTIGEGCTIGHRAMLHGCTIGDNSLIGMGAIVLNGARIGRNSLVGAGALVTEGKEFPDNSLIVGSPAKAIRVLDDAAVARLRGSAAHYVANGKRFMAGLKKL, from the coding sequence ATGCCGCTTTATGCGATCGAAGGAACGGAGCCCAGCTTCGCAGACGCGGGGTCGAACTGGATCGCGCCCGACGCGACGCTGATCGGTGACATCAGGGTCGGCCGCAACGCCGGCTTCTGGTTCGGCGTCGTCATTCGCGGCGACAACGAACCTGTCGTCATCGGCGCCGACACCAATGTGCAGGAACACACGGTCATGCACACCGATCCCGGTTTCCCGCTCACCATCGGCGAGGGCTGCACGATCGGCCATCGGGCCATGCTGCATGGCTGCACCATCGGCGACAACAGTCTGATCGGCATGGGCGCCATCGTGCTGAACGGCGCCAGGATCGGCAGGAATTCGCTCGTTGGCGCCGGCGCGCTGGTCACCGAAGGCAAGGAATTTCCCGACAATTCGCTGATCGTCGGCTCGCCGGCCAAGGCGATCAGGGTGCTGGACGACGCGGCCGTCGCCAGGCTGCGCGGCTCGGCCGCGCACTACGTCGCCAACGGCAAACGCTTCATGGCGGGGCTGAAGAAGCTTTGA
- a CDS encoding PAS domain-containing protein, with translation MNQNGSITLFHYWNRLRDGRPAPKRSEVEPADIKSLLADTFILERDTRGQPVFRLAGTRLCACYGRELKGFSFPSLWREKDQRLVSRLIHGVFDQKSVVLIIFEGFSRNGRSNKFELLALPLDGGIENQRCLGVVSAVEKPFWLGADPITDALIDSIRVIDPEKELLNNRPAIDVPSLVPAELDAPDTISALGRARRIRHLVVFDGGREE, from the coding sequence ATGAACCAAAACGGATCGATCACGCTGTTCCATTATTGGAACCGCCTGCGTGATGGACGCCCTGCCCCGAAGCGATCGGAAGTCGAACCGGCCGATATCAAGTCGCTGCTGGCCGATACGTTCATCCTGGAAAGGGACACCCGCGGGCAACCCGTGTTCCGCCTGGCTGGTACCAGGCTCTGCGCCTGCTATGGCCGCGAACTCAAGGGCTTTTCCTTCCCGTCACTGTGGCGCGAGAAGGACCAGCGCCTGGTTTCAAGGCTGATTCACGGGGTTTTCGATCAAAAATCGGTCGTGTTGATCATATTCGAGGGCTTCAGCCGCAACGGCCGCTCGAACAAGTTCGAACTGCTTGCCTTGCCGCTCGACGGCGGCATCGAAAACCAGCGCTGCCTCGGCGTGGTCAGCGCCGTGGAAAAGCCATTCTGGCTTGGTGCCGACCCGATCACGGACGCACTGATCGATTCGATCCGTGTCATCGATCCGGAGAAAGAACTGCTCAACAACCGTCCGGCAATCGACGTCCCCTCGCTTGTTCCAGCAGAACTCGATGCGCCCGATACGATCTCGGCGCTTGGCCGGGCGCGCCGCATCCGCCATCTCGTCGTCTTCGACGGCGGGCGCGAGGAATAG